One window of the Salminus brasiliensis chromosome 1, fSalBra1.hap2, whole genome shotgun sequence genome contains the following:
- the gimap4 gene encoding GTPase IMAP family member 4, which translates to MMNSSKATELHGDDLPDPEEEKRLAKAARDANRLPELRLVLLGWRWPGKSLTGNTILGREEFHLERASEFSVKRETEVDGRKVTIVDTPGWFSAQTTPASYREEMLRSVSMCSPGPHAFLLVIPVGMFTETDRARIEENVALFGDDVWKHTLVVFTWAEVLRDRSIERHIRREGRELQWVVDKCKKRYHVINNHIFGEHPQLPLLMERIEKMVAEEGGIFRTQTGENTPQSAAPAKANSENLNPNTVKEERDLGARPKKNCSFSSLRAMDVDPPQSPMVEGVSD; encoded by the exons ATGATGAATTCCAGCAAAGCGACAGAATTACACG GTGATGACCTGCCTGACCCTGAGGAGGAAAAGAGGCTTGCCAAAGCTGCCCGAGATGCTAACCGCCTCCCTGAGCTGCGCCTGGTGCTGCTAGGCTGGAGGTGGCCTGGCAAGAGCCTGACTGGAAACACCATCCTAGGTCGAGAGGAGTTCCATTTGGAGCGTGCGTCCGAATTCTCTGTGAAACGCGAGACCGAGGTGGATGGTCGCAAGGTGACCATAGTCGACACGCCCGGTTGGTTCTCTGCTCAGACCACGCCGGCATCGTACAGAGAGGAAATGTTACGGAGCGTGAGCATGTGCTCGCCGGGGCCGCACGCGTTTCTGCTGGTTATCCCCGTGGGCATGTTCACAGAAACAGATAGAGCTCGCATCGAGGAGAATGTGGCGCTGTTCGGTGACGACGTGTGGAAGCACACCTTGGTGGTGTTTACGTGGGCCGAGGTGCTGCGGGATAGGTCCATCGAGAGGCACATTCGCAGGGAGGGCCGTGAGCTTCAGTGGGTGGTGGATAAGTGCAAGAAAAGATACCATGTTATCAACAACCACATCTTCGGGGAGCACCCTCAGCTTCCCCTCCTGATGGAGAGGATTGAGAAGATGGTGGCTGAGGAAGGAGGGATATTTAGAACACAAACTGGGGAGAATACACCTCAGAGTGCGGCTCCAGCCAAGGCTAACAGTGAGAACCTGAACCCCAATACAGTAAAAGAGGAGCGGGATCTTGGGGCTAGACCCAAAAAgaactgttcctttagctccctACGAGCCATGGATGTGGACCCTCCACAGA gtcctaTGGTTGAGGGTGTGTCAGACTAA